One genomic segment of Heptranchias perlo isolate sHepPer1 chromosome 3, sHepPer1.hap1, whole genome shotgun sequence includes these proteins:
- the LOC137307806 gene encoding histone H2B 1/2-like, producing MPEDKKAAPKKGAKKTLNKAPAKSGKKRRKSRKESYGIYIYKVMKQVHPDTGISSKAMSIMNSFVNDIFERIAGEASRLAHYNKRHTISSREIQTAVRLLLPGELAKHAVSEGTKAVTKYTSSK from the coding sequence atgcctgaggacaagaaagcagctcccaagaagggcgccaagaaaaccctgaataaagcaccagccaagagcgggaagaagcggagaaagtcgaggaaggagagttatggcatctacatctacaaagtgatgaagcaggttcaccccgacaccggcatctcctccaaggccatgagcatcatgaactcctttgtgaacgatattttcgagcgtaTCGCGGgagaggcttcccgcctggctcaTTATAATAAACGCCACACCATCagttcccgggagatccagaccgccgtgcgcctgctgctgcccggagaactggccaagcacgccgtgtcggaagggacaaaggcggtgaccaagtacaccagctccaagtaa
- the LOC137307819 gene encoding histone H2A-like, with protein KARAKAKSRSSRAGVQFPVGRVYRLLRKGKYAERVGAGAPVYLAAVLEYLTAEILELAGNAARDNKKTRIIPRHLQLAVRNDEELNKLLGGVTIAQGGVLPNIQAVLLWKESAGSTKSK; from the coding sequence aaagctcgggccaaggccaagtctcgctcatcccgggccggagtgcagttccctgtgggccgtgtttacaggctcctgcgaaaggggaaatatgctgaacgtgtgggtgccggagccccggtctatctggctgctgtgctcgagtatctgacggctgaaatcctcgagctggccggtaaCGCGGCCCgtgacaacaagaagacccgcatcatccccagacacctgcagctggccgtccgcaacgacgaggagctcaacaagctgctgggaggggtgaccatcgctcagggcggggtgctgcctaatatccaggccgtgctgctatGGAAGGAAAGCGCTGGgagcaccaagagcaagtaa